A stretch of the Polyangiaceae bacterium genome encodes the following:
- a CDS encoding ATP-grasp domain-containing protein, translated as MRPISKLLIANRGEIALRIQRTARQMGIGTVAVFSDADAAAPFVRASDQAVRLGPAPSADSYLRIDRIVEAARRSGADAVHPGFGFLAENAAFARACAGAGLIFVGPGERAIADMGSKKAAKRLVAAAGVPVVPGAEPDDQSVESIAEHATRVGFPLLLKASAGGGGKGMRVVGRADALIDAIEGAKREAKSAFGDDTLLIEKYIERPRHVEIQILGDRHGNLVHLFERECSIQRRHQKIVEESPSPALNAELRARMGAAAVAVGKAVGYENAGTVELILGQDGAFYFLEVNTRLQVEHPVTECVTGIDIVREQLLIAQGEPLSFRQEELTQQGHAIECRLYAEDADNHFLPTTGTLVDWHVPEMPGLRVDSGVEQGSEVGIHYDPMLAKVIVHAPSRAEATQKMLGALAGLAAEGLVTNREFLMRVLAHPEFRAGATHTHFIEQHLSERPSDPTRAERERWAAVAATLAGRAERTRERTLPGVEPGFRNNRSSREWVEYRLADRHVKVEYAGLSGGKLAICFDGSEHVVREIACAGRHVSFEDETGLRHVFRVSARGDHWFVHARSGSFTLVELPRFPEKQLSAAPGACVAPMPGKVVKVVALEGTAVNAGDVLLVLEAMKMEHSVKAPEAGIVKELLVSEGEQVEADAVLAVVGPVE; from the coding sequence ATGCGACCGATTTCCAAGCTCCTGATCGCGAATCGCGGCGAGATCGCGCTGCGCATCCAGCGCACGGCGAGGCAAATGGGTATTGGTACCGTCGCGGTCTTCTCGGACGCCGACGCGGCTGCCCCCTTCGTGCGCGCCTCCGATCAGGCCGTGCGCCTCGGGCCCGCGCCGAGCGCGGACAGCTATCTCCGCATCGATCGCATCGTGGAGGCCGCCCGGAGGAGCGGCGCCGACGCCGTCCACCCGGGCTTCGGCTTTTTGGCGGAGAACGCCGCCTTCGCCCGAGCTTGTGCCGGCGCCGGCCTGATCTTCGTCGGGCCCGGCGAGAGGGCCATCGCAGACATGGGCTCCAAGAAGGCCGCCAAGCGCCTGGTCGCCGCGGCGGGCGTGCCCGTGGTGCCGGGCGCGGAGCCCGACGACCAGTCCGTCGAGTCCATCGCCGAGCACGCGACCCGCGTGGGGTTCCCGCTCTTGCTCAAGGCCAGCGCGGGCGGCGGTGGCAAGGGCATGCGGGTCGTCGGCCGCGCCGACGCACTGATCGACGCCATCGAGGGCGCCAAACGCGAGGCCAAGAGCGCGTTCGGCGACGACACGCTCTTGATCGAGAAGTACATCGAACGGCCGCGCCACGTGGAGATCCAGATCCTCGGCGACCGGCACGGCAACCTGGTTCACCTGTTCGAGCGCGAGTGCTCCATCCAGCGCCGGCACCAGAAGATCGTCGAAGAGTCTCCGTCGCCTGCGCTGAACGCCGAGCTCCGCGCCCGGATGGGCGCTGCTGCCGTGGCCGTGGGCAAGGCTGTCGGCTACGAGAACGCCGGCACCGTCGAGCTCATCCTGGGCCAAGACGGCGCGTTCTACTTCCTGGAGGTCAACACGCGGCTCCAGGTCGAGCATCCGGTGACCGAGTGCGTGACGGGCATCGACATCGTGCGCGAGCAGCTGCTGATCGCGCAGGGCGAGCCGCTCTCGTTCCGCCAAGAAGAGCTGACGCAGCAGGGGCACGCCATCGAGTGCCGCCTCTACGCCGAGGACGCCGACAACCACTTCCTGCCGACCACCGGCACGCTGGTGGACTGGCACGTGCCCGAGATGCCGGGCCTGCGCGTGGACTCCGGCGTCGAGCAGGGCTCCGAGGTCGGCATCCACTACGACCCGATGCTGGCCAAGGTGATCGTTCACGCTCCCAGCCGCGCGGAGGCAACGCAGAAGATGCTCGGCGCGCTCGCGGGGCTGGCCGCCGAGGGCCTGGTCACCAACCGGGAGTTCCTGATGCGCGTGCTCGCCCACCCGGAGTTCCGCGCGGGCGCCACGCACACGCACTTCATCGAGCAGCACCTGTCCGAGCGTCCGTCGGACCCGACCCGCGCCGAGCGCGAGCGCTGGGCGGCCGTCGCCGCGACACTGGCGGGCCGCGCGGAGCGCACCCGCGAGCGCACTCTGCCGGGCGTCGAGCCCGGCTTCCGCAACAACCGCTCGAGCCGCGAGTGGGTCGAGTATCGACTGGCGGATCGGCACGTCAAGGTCGAATACGCGGGGCTCTCAGGCGGCAAGCTGGCCATCTGCTTCGACGGCAGCGAGCACGTGGTGAGGGAGATCGCCTGCGCGGGACGGCACGTCTCCTTCGAGGACGAGACGGGCCTGCGCCACGTCTTCCGCGTGAGCGCGCGCGGGGATCATTGGTTCGTCCACGCGCGCTCGGGCTCGTTCACGCTGGTCGAGCTGCCACGCTTCCCGGAGAAGCAGCTCTCGGCCGCGCCCGGCGCGTGCGTGGCGCCGATGCCGGGGAAGGTCGTCAAGGTGGTGGCGCTCGAAGGCACCGCCGTGAACGCGGGCGACGTGCTGCTGGTGCTCGAGGCCATGAAGATGGAGCACTCCGTCAAGGCCCCCGAGGCAGGGATCGTGAAGGAGCTCCTCGTCTCCGAAGGCGAGCAGGTCGAGGCCGACGCAGTGCTGGCCGTGGTGGGGCCGGTCGAGTGA
- a CDS encoding toxin-antitoxin system YwqK family antitoxin, protein MRSVFVWGVLLVGCGGSSSAPPAHAEATEAPARAASATAPAADVPWWKQAKPCPEGTALKGAEPPADKALWCERPDGKKHGPFVEFHPDGKKARGFSFVGGVEQGRYVVFFPSGQQMEEGTYKNGKLDGRRVTWHPNGQKASEGELRGGKESGKQIRFNDAGQKVEEAEYREGGIHGVARKWHPSGELAEETEYRGGVKHGQSRAFRENGKLEREGKYDQDQRTGVWTFHREDGTKLEESELVAGQREGKVTRWHPNGVKELEGSFKAGKKEGTWSYFEDEEGELVRVEEYKADRLIKKTIKKVVAPKGKKPAPKPK, encoded by the coding sequence ATGCGCAGCGTATTCGTATGGGGAGTCCTCCTGGTTGGATGCGGTGGCTCGAGCTCGGCGCCTCCGGCTCACGCCGAGGCCACGGAGGCGCCCGCCCGAGCGGCGAGCGCGACCGCGCCGGCCGCCGACGTTCCTTGGTGGAAGCAGGCCAAGCCGTGTCCCGAGGGGACCGCGCTCAAGGGTGCGGAGCCGCCCGCGGACAAGGCGCTCTGGTGCGAGCGCCCGGACGGCAAGAAGCACGGGCCGTTCGTCGAGTTTCATCCGGACGGAAAGAAGGCCAGGGGCTTCTCCTTCGTGGGCGGCGTCGAGCAAGGCCGCTACGTGGTCTTCTTCCCGAGCGGACAGCAGATGGAGGAGGGGACTTACAAGAACGGTAAGCTCGACGGGCGTCGCGTCACCTGGCACCCGAACGGTCAGAAGGCCAGCGAGGGAGAGCTTCGGGGCGGAAAGGAGTCGGGCAAGCAGATCCGCTTCAACGACGCCGGACAGAAGGTCGAGGAGGCCGAGTACCGGGAGGGCGGGATCCACGGGGTGGCTCGCAAGTGGCACCCGAGCGGCGAGCTGGCGGAGGAGACGGAGTACCGCGGTGGGGTGAAGCACGGGCAGTCCCGCGCCTTCCGCGAGAACGGCAAGCTGGAGCGCGAGGGCAAGTACGACCAGGACCAGCGTACGGGCGTGTGGACCTTCCATCGAGAGGACGGCACGAAGCTCGAAGAGAGCGAGCTCGTCGCGGGACAGCGCGAAGGAAAGGTGACCCGCTGGCACCCGAACGGCGTCAAGGAGCTCGAGGGCAGCTTCAAGGCCGGCAAGAAGGAAGGGACCTGGAGCTACTTCGAGGACGAGGAGGGCGAGCTCGTCCGGGTCGAGGAGTACAAGGCGGACCGCCTGATCAAGAAGACGATCAAGAAGGTCGTCGCGCCGAAGGGGAAGAAGCCGGCGCCGAAGCCCAAGTAG
- a CDS encoding serine/threonine protein kinase yields MEQVIPAPGMVLAQRYRLDAEIGHGGFSQVFRATELRIGREVAVKIMSQDSVDAAGEQRFAREAELARQLRHPNTVHLLDFDLGHRPSPFIVYELLSGETLEAVLKREGPVAEQRAARIAAQILKSLMEAHAMGVVHRDMKPGNVFLCTYAGETDFVKVLDFGIAKGAESTPLTAAGMVIGTPRYMPPDQILGKPPHPSMDLYAVGMMLAEMLCGHPIVRGTPMEAAQAQLAKELVPLPEVVERSVLGRLIRRATEKSPEARFANGQEMLAELERLSPRLASEPLAPRGFGTPESALPSGQVPTQLLGPPSGAEPTRVQPIELLAAARRAPAPAKNPLLFVAVGVSVLALLVLIVAVVLVWRWRSAERALPEPVVEPVPAGS; encoded by the coding sequence GTGGAACAGGTCATTCCGGCTCCGGGCATGGTGCTCGCTCAGCGCTACCGTCTCGACGCGGAGATCGGTCACGGCGGCTTCAGCCAGGTCTTCCGCGCCACGGAGCTGCGCATCGGGCGCGAGGTGGCGGTCAAGATCATGAGCCAGGACAGCGTGGACGCGGCCGGCGAGCAGCGCTTCGCGCGTGAGGCCGAGCTGGCGCGCCAGCTCCGCCATCCGAACACGGTGCACTTGCTCGACTTCGATCTCGGGCACCGGCCGAGCCCTTTCATCGTCTACGAGCTCCTGTCCGGGGAGACGCTCGAGGCCGTGCTGAAGCGCGAAGGGCCCGTCGCCGAGCAGCGGGCGGCGCGGATCGCGGCGCAGATCCTGAAGAGCTTGATGGAGGCCCACGCCATGGGCGTGGTGCACCGGGACATGAAGCCCGGCAACGTGTTCCTGTGCACGTACGCCGGCGAGACGGACTTCGTGAAGGTGCTCGATTTCGGCATCGCCAAGGGCGCCGAGAGCACACCGCTCACCGCCGCGGGCATGGTCATCGGCACTCCGCGCTACATGCCGCCCGACCAGATCCTGGGCAAGCCGCCGCACCCGAGCATGGATCTGTACGCGGTGGGCATGATGCTGGCCGAGATGCTGTGCGGACACCCGATCGTGCGCGGCACGCCGATGGAGGCCGCGCAGGCTCAGCTCGCGAAGGAGCTGGTGCCGCTGCCGGAGGTGGTCGAGCGCTCGGTGCTCGGCCGGCTCATCCGCCGCGCCACCGAGAAGAGCCCGGAGGCGCGCTTCGCGAATGGCCAAGAGATGCTGGCGGAGCTCGAGCGGCTCTCGCCGCGGCTCGCCTCGGAGCCGCTCGCGCCGCGTGGGTTCGGGACACCGGAGTCCGCGCTGCCGTCCGGACAAGTGCCGACCCAGCTCTTGGGTCCGCCCTCCGGCGCCGAGCCGACGCGCGTGCAGCCCATCGAGCTCCTGGCCGCCGCGCGGCGCGCGCCCGCACCCGCGAAGAACCCGCTGCTCTTCGTCGCCGTCGGGGTGAGCGTGCTAGCGCTCCTGGTGCTGATCGTCGCCGTCGTCTTGGTCTGGCGCTGGCGCTCGGCGGAGCGCGCGCTCCCCGAACCGGTCGTCGAGCCGGTGCCCGCCGGCTCGTGA
- a CDS encoding enoyl-CoA hydratase/isomerase family protein encodes MKEVILSAPGKNAIGSQVMRQLLSELERAGGEPLLLTGAGDAFSAGLDLKEVLSLDEPGMAVFLGLLEDLTRALYEYPGPTVALVNGHAIAGGTVLAMCCDHRIAPSDMKGRIGLNEVALGLRFPPRILKLAKARVPERHLGRVVLGAELFDARTALEVGLLDELSDDASARAGERLAALSAHPPNAYARAKHLLRGGLLAVTPEEEATFAREDLPSWTSEALHERIRALLGR; translated from the coding sequence ATGAAGGAAGTCATCCTCTCCGCACCCGGCAAGAACGCCATCGGCAGCCAGGTGATGCGCCAGCTGCTCTCCGAGCTCGAGCGTGCGGGCGGCGAGCCGCTCCTCTTGACCGGCGCCGGCGACGCGTTCAGCGCCGGACTCGATCTGAAGGAGGTGCTCTCCCTGGACGAGCCCGGGATGGCCGTGTTCCTGGGCCTGCTCGAGGATCTGACCCGGGCGCTCTACGAGTACCCCGGCCCCACGGTGGCGCTGGTCAACGGCCACGCCATCGCGGGCGGCACGGTGCTGGCGATGTGCTGCGACCACCGCATTGCGCCGAGCGACATGAAGGGACGCATCGGCTTGAACGAGGTGGCGCTGGGCCTGCGCTTTCCGCCGCGCATTCTGAAGCTCGCCAAGGCGCGCGTGCCCGAGCGCCACTTGGGACGCGTCGTCCTGGGCGCCGAGCTGTTCGACGCGAGGACGGCCCTGGAGGTCGGGCTGCTCGACGAGCTTTCGGACGACGCGAGCGCGCGCGCCGGCGAGCGCCTGGCGGCGCTGTCGGCTCATCCCCCTAACGCCTACGCCCGCGCCAAGCACCTGTTGCGGGGCGGCTTGCTCGCCGTGACGCCGGAAGAAGAGGCGACCTTCGCGCGCGAGGACTTGCCGTCCTGGACATCCGAGGCGCTGCACGAGCGGATCCGGGCGCTCCTCGGGCGCTGA
- the gltA gene encoding NADPH-dependent glutamate synthase, whose translation MYQIVRHEAFSDTTFLWEVFAPDVAKAAQPGQFVMLRLHEHGERIPLTIADFDRSRGTVTLVIQALGRSTREMLTKYRQGDWFLDFVGPLGIPSHLDEPGHVILVGGGLGVAPIFPQARAFKQAGHRVTSVIGFRSKSLVFWEERFREISDQVVVCTDDGSYGRAGLVTAALADLIAGEPRPARVIAIGPLPMMRAVAEVTRPSAIPTVVSLNAIMVDGTGMCGSCRVSIGGEVRFACVDGPDFDAHAVDFAELSVRQRRFKGLEQRAEEDFGHVCNLDLQLFEQGKRNYKKLKEVPVAATPMPERPALERSQSFDEVNLGYTEAHALLEAERCIQCVRPTCVEGCPVNIDIPRFIRHVLVRDLPGALSVIHESNLFPSICGRVCPQESQCEAQCILHKKMEPVAIGRLERFVGDQAPAPITEPVAKDPQKGKVAIVGSGPGGLACAGDLAREGVEVVVYEALHVVGGVLRYGIPSFRLPREAIEKEIRALEALGVRFEVNKVVGKTFTIEQLLGEMGYTAVFVATGAGYPVFLGLPGEGAGQVLSANEFLTRVNLMGGDRFPYQDTPIDLGDAVVVIGAGNTAMDCLRVSKRLGVKQVHCVYRRTEAEAPARAEELRHAREEGIEFHFLRAPTEILLDAEQNVRGVRCQHMELGEPDASGRRKPVPVEGQFTDFPASTVIYALGTRANPIVPRSTEKLKLTKWGYIEADPVTQATSIPGVFAGGDIVTGGATVILALGAGRRAARHISAYLAGRAWPPVAIEAGEEEFPAGEGKCPRCHGRIEAGEPYVCCAGATIRWQCLACHKLHEGFAYPFGRCSACGGKLTREQAGPPVDDAARDAVQQAMEVELGGFAFYSRGAKTTSDPELADMFGRLAAMEREHLELLQARYHIAAPELGAMSLGAGVSALYDGAGSEPKSALELLEVALGLEERAKTFFAERSAALTRGSAVWRMYRELEAEEHEHVALIETEIQRRKSGKAGML comes from the coding sequence GTGTACCAAATCGTTCGCCACGAGGCCTTCTCCGACACGACCTTCCTCTGGGAGGTGTTCGCCCCCGATGTCGCCAAAGCAGCCCAGCCGGGCCAGTTCGTCATGCTTCGCCTCCACGAGCACGGCGAGCGCATCCCGCTGACCATCGCCGACTTCGACCGGAGTCGCGGCACTGTGACCCTGGTGATCCAGGCGCTCGGTCGCTCCACGCGCGAGATGCTGACGAAGTACCGGCAGGGCGACTGGTTCTTGGACTTCGTGGGCCCGCTCGGCATCCCGAGCCACCTGGACGAGCCGGGGCACGTGATCCTGGTGGGCGGCGGGCTCGGCGTCGCGCCCATCTTCCCGCAAGCTCGCGCCTTCAAGCAGGCCGGCCACCGCGTCACCAGCGTGATCGGCTTCCGCTCGAAGAGCCTGGTGTTCTGGGAGGAGCGCTTCCGCGAGATCAGCGATCAGGTCGTGGTCTGCACCGACGACGGCAGCTACGGGCGCGCGGGTCTGGTCACGGCAGCGCTCGCCGACCTGATCGCCGGGGAGCCGAGGCCGGCCCGGGTGATCGCCATCGGGCCGCTGCCGATGATGCGCGCGGTGGCGGAGGTGACGCGCCCGAGCGCCATCCCCACCGTGGTCAGCCTGAACGCCATCATGGTGGACGGCACCGGCATGTGCGGCTCGTGCCGGGTCAGCATCGGCGGCGAGGTGCGCTTTGCCTGCGTGGACGGTCCGGACTTCGACGCGCACGCGGTGGATTTCGCCGAGCTCTCGGTGCGCCAGCGTCGCTTCAAAGGCCTGGAGCAGCGCGCCGAGGAGGACTTCGGTCACGTCTGCAACCTCGATCTTCAGCTCTTCGAGCAGGGCAAGCGCAACTACAAGAAGCTGAAGGAGGTGCCCGTCGCCGCCACGCCGATGCCGGAGCGGCCTGCCCTCGAGCGCTCGCAGAGCTTCGACGAGGTGAACCTGGGCTACACCGAAGCGCACGCGCTGCTCGAGGCCGAGCGTTGCATCCAGTGCGTGCGGCCGACCTGCGTCGAGGGCTGTCCGGTGAACATCGACATCCCGCGCTTCATCCGCCACGTCCTGGTGCGCGATCTGCCCGGCGCGCTCTCGGTGATCCACGAGAGCAACCTGTTCCCGTCCATCTGCGGGCGAGTCTGCCCGCAGGAGAGCCAGTGCGAAGCGCAGTGCATCTTGCACAAGAAGATGGAGCCGGTGGCCATCGGCCGGCTCGAGCGCTTCGTCGGCGACCAGGCCCCGGCGCCCATCACCGAGCCGGTGGCGAAGGATCCGCAGAAGGGCAAGGTCGCCATCGTGGGCTCGGGGCCCGGCGGACTGGCCTGCGCCGGCGATCTCGCCCGCGAGGGCGTGGAGGTCGTGGTCTACGAAGCGCTGCACGTCGTGGGCGGCGTGCTGCGCTACGGCATCCCGAGCTTCCGCCTGCCGCGCGAGGCCATCGAGAAGGAGATCCGCGCGCTCGAGGCGCTGGGCGTGCGCTTCGAGGTGAACAAGGTCGTGGGCAAGACCTTCACCATCGAGCAGCTCCTGGGCGAGATGGGATACACGGCGGTGTTCGTCGCGACCGGCGCGGGCTACCCGGTGTTCCTCGGGCTACCCGGCGAAGGGGCGGGGCAGGTGCTCAGCGCGAACGAGTTCTTGACGCGGGTCAATCTGATGGGCGGCGACCGCTTCCCCTATCAGGACACGCCCATCGATCTGGGCGACGCGGTGGTGGTGATCGGCGCGGGCAACACCGCGATGGACTGCCTGCGCGTCTCCAAGCGCCTCGGGGTGAAGCAGGTGCACTGCGTCTACCGGCGCACCGAGGCCGAAGCGCCGGCGCGCGCCGAGGAGCTGCGTCATGCCCGCGAGGAGGGCATCGAGTTCCACTTCCTGCGCGCGCCGACGGAGATCCTGCTGGACGCCGAGCAGAACGTGCGCGGCGTGCGCTGCCAGCACATGGAGCTCGGTGAGCCGGACGCCTCCGGACGCCGGAAGCCGGTGCCGGTGGAGGGACAGTTCACGGATTTTCCGGCGAGCACCGTGATCTACGCGCTGGGGACGCGGGCGAACCCCATCGTGCCGCGCTCGACCGAGAAGCTGAAGCTGACCAAGTGGGGCTACATCGAGGCCGACCCCGTCACGCAGGCCACGAGCATCCCCGGGGTGTTTGCCGGCGGTGACATCGTGACCGGGGGCGCGACGGTGATCCTGGCCCTGGGCGCCGGTCGCCGCGCGGCCCGCCACATCAGCGCGTACCTGGCCGGGCGAGCCTGGCCGCCCGTCGCCATCGAGGCCGGCGAGGAGGAGTTCCCGGCGGGCGAGGGCAAGTGCCCGCGCTGCCACGGGCGCATCGAGGCGGGCGAGCCCTACGTGTGCTGCGCCGGCGCCACCATCCGCTGGCAGTGCCTCGCCTGCCACAAGCTGCACGAGGGCTTCGCCTACCCGTTCGGGCGCTGCTCCGCCTGCGGCGGCAAGCTGACGCGCGAGCAAGCCGGGCCCCCTGTGGACGACGCCGCGCGCGACGCCGTGCAGCAGGCGATGGAGGTCGAGCTGGGCGGCTTCGCCTTCTACTCGCGCGGCGCGAAGACCACGAGCGATCCCGAGCTGGCCGACATGTTCGGGCGCCTGGCGGCGATGGAGCGCGAGCACTTGGAGCTCTTGCAGGCGCGCTACCACATCGCCGCGCCGGAGCTCGGGGCGATGTCGCTCGGCGCCGGCGTGAGCGCGCTCTACGACGGCGCGGGCTCGGAGCCGAAGAGCGCGCTCGAGCTGCTCGAGGTGGCGCTCGGGTTGGAGGAGCGCGCCAAGACTTTCTTCGCCGAGCGCTCGGCGGCGCTCACCCGCGGCAGCGCCGTGTGGCGCATGTACCGCGAGCTCGAGGCGGAAGAGCACGAGCACGTCGCCTTGATCGAGACCGAGATCCAGCGGAGGAAGAGCGGCAAGGCGGGGATGCTCTGA
- a CDS encoding NAD(P)/FAD-dependent oxidoreductase, with translation MREHFAIIVGSGFAGLGMAIALRRAGIRDFVVLEKAAELGGTWRDNTYPGCACDVPSHVYSFSFAPNPRWSETYATQAEIRRYMEQVADQFDVRRHIRFRTEAEAAELDVASGRWTLTTADGEKLRARILVAGLGPLARFSLPDIPGLGSFRGKKFHSAAWDLCFEPEGKRIASIGTGASAIQFVPELAKSAAALHVFQRTPAWVLPRLERPYGEWEKQLFTSVPAARFLHRQAIFWRLELSSLPFAREPRLMRVAERWAIRHMEKSIRDPELRKKLTPSYRMGCKRILMSNTYYPALGQPNVEVVTSGVREITEDAIVDGDGVARPVDAIVFGTGFDVHDYLGKLRVTTSEGRDLGALWAEHGAQAHLGTTVAGFPNLFLLVGPNTGLGHNSIIFMIESQIALIMRCVKELRAAPDCTLEVREQAQLAYNEKIQRRLSRSVWQSGCRSWYLDGHGRNTTLWPGFCAEFRLATARFERGDYRLSPARTR, from the coding sequence ATGAGAGAACACTTCGCCATCATCGTCGGTTCCGGCTTCGCCGGGCTCGGCATGGCCATCGCGCTCCGGCGCGCGGGCATCCGGGACTTCGTCGTGCTCGAGAAGGCCGCCGAGCTCGGCGGCACCTGGCGCGACAACACCTACCCCGGCTGCGCCTGCGACGTGCCCTCCCACGTCTATTCGTTCTCGTTCGCGCCCAACCCGCGCTGGAGCGAGACCTACGCCACGCAGGCCGAGATCCGCCGCTACATGGAGCAGGTCGCGGATCAGTTCGACGTGCGGCGCCACATCCGCTTCCGAACCGAGGCAGAGGCGGCGGAGCTCGACGTGGCGAGCGGGCGCTGGACGTTGACCACGGCAGACGGGGAGAAGCTCCGCGCTCGCATCCTGGTGGCTGGGCTCGGGCCGCTCGCCCGCTTCAGCCTGCCGGACATCCCGGGGCTCGGGAGCTTCCGCGGCAAGAAGTTCCACTCCGCCGCGTGGGATCTCTGCTTCGAGCCCGAGGGCAAGCGCATCGCCAGCATCGGCACCGGTGCGAGCGCCATCCAGTTCGTGCCGGAGCTCGCCAAGAGCGCCGCGGCGCTCCACGTCTTCCAGCGCACGCCGGCGTGGGTGCTGCCGCGCCTCGAGCGTCCCTACGGGGAGTGGGAGAAGCAGCTCTTCACCAGTGTCCCGGCCGCGCGCTTCCTGCACCGGCAGGCCATCTTCTGGCGGCTCGAGCTGTCGAGCTTGCCCTTCGCGCGCGAGCCGCGGCTCATGCGGGTCGCGGAGCGGTGGGCCATCCGCCACATGGAGAAGAGCATCCGGGATCCCGAGCTCCGGAAGAAGCTAACACCCAGCTACCGCATGGGCTGCAAGCGCATCCTGATGTCCAACACGTATTACCCCGCGCTCGGGCAGCCGAACGTCGAGGTCGTGACCTCCGGCGTCCGCGAGATCACCGAGGACGCGATCGTCGATGGCGACGGCGTCGCGCGCCCGGTGGACGCCATCGTGTTCGGCACCGGCTTCGACGTGCACGACTACCTGGGCAAGCTGAGGGTCACGACCAGCGAGGGTCGCGACCTGGGCGCGCTCTGGGCGGAGCACGGGGCGCAGGCGCACCTGGGAACCACCGTCGCCGGCTTCCCGAACCTGTTCCTCTTGGTCGGACCCAACACGGGTCTTGGACACAACTCCATCATCTTCATGATCGAGTCGCAGATCGCGCTGATCATGCGCTGCGTGAAGGAGCTCCGCGCCGCGCCGGACTGCACGCTCGAGGTCCGAGAGCAGGCGCAGCTCGCGTACAACGAGAAGATCCAACGTCGCCTGTCGCGCAGCGTGTGGCAGAGCGGCTGCCGGAGCTGGTACCTCGACGGGCACGGCCGCAATACCACGCTCTGGCCCGGGTTCTGCGCCGAATTCCGCCTGGCCACGGCGCGCTTCGAGCGCGGCGACTACCGCCTCTCGCCGGCCCGGACGCGCTGA
- a CDS encoding metal-dependent hydrolase, which translates to MTTARPGPTCTLSRESARLWPTPRDIPRRSPDFVFEPESIPAGFYASDPMLSLVPAALSLVFPEGERFFVESVVRFKDEISDPELRQRIADFAAQEGKHSNAHLAFNAMLRAQGLEVFPELERQVKFLLRRGALTHSPAGRLAITCALEHFTAVMAEQLLTNADLREAFHPAVRGLWLWHALEETEHKSVAFDVYEQVDGSYARRAAVMLTTTLFFVGFIALAHRRLRQARGRARDLGAFARTFGHFWLTPGHFRRLLPGYLRYFAPGFHPDGRDASALVREWRERLFGPDGMLREQAAQAA; encoded by the coding sequence ATGACAACAGCGAGGCCCGGGCCGACCTGCACCCTTTCTCGCGAAAGCGCCAGGCTCTGGCCGACGCCGCGCGACATCCCCCGCCGTAGCCCCGACTTCGTCTTCGAGCCCGAGTCCATCCCGGCGGGCTTCTACGCGAGCGACCCGATGCTGTCGCTGGTCCCCGCCGCGCTCTCGCTGGTCTTCCCAGAGGGCGAGCGTTTCTTCGTCGAGAGCGTGGTCCGCTTCAAGGACGAGATCTCGGACCCCGAGCTCCGGCAGCGCATCGCCGACTTCGCCGCCCAGGAGGGCAAACACTCCAACGCGCACCTGGCGTTCAACGCGATGCTCCGCGCGCAGGGGCTCGAGGTGTTCCCGGAGCTCGAGCGTCAGGTGAAGTTCCTGCTCCGGCGGGGCGCGCTGACGCACTCCCCGGCCGGGCGGCTCGCCATCACCTGCGCCCTCGAGCACTTCACCGCGGTGATGGCCGAGCAGCTCCTGACCAACGCGGATCTCCGCGAGGCGTTCCACCCGGCGGTGCGCGGCCTCTGGCTGTGGCACGCGCTGGAAGAGACCGAGCACAAGTCCGTGGCCTTCGACGTCTACGAGCAGGTGGACGGCTCGTATGCGCGGCGCGCCGCCGTGATGCTGACCACTACGCTGTTCTTCGTCGGGTTCATCGCGCTCGCGCACCGGAGGCTCCGGCAGGCGCGCGGCCGGGCGCGCGATCTTGGGGCGTTCGCGCGAACCTTCGGGCATTTCTGGCTGACCCCGGGACACTTCCGCCGGCTCTTGCCCGGTTACCTCCGCTATTTCGCCCCCGGCTTTCACCCGGATGGGCGCGACGCGAGCGCGCTGGTGCGAGAGTGGCGCGAGCGTCTGTTCGGCCCCGATGGCATGCTGCGCGAGCAGGCGGCGCAGGCGGCATGA
- a CDS encoding SDR family NAD(P)-dependent oxidoreductase yields the protein MKHTIVVCGHGPGISDAVARRFGREGWNVAVVARNAERLSKAAAALSEAGVAAKAFPCDLGDAAAVKGMLKSVASSLGPVSAIQYNAYGGGGGDLLSLSADDLQLALRINACGLLAAVQEALPSLKAAKGAVLVTGGGFAYYEPEVDALANTFGAAGLALGKAAQHKLTGLLASRLEQEGVYVGEVVVMGMVKGTAFDSGQATLEASDIAERFWQLYQKRDARTVNFP from the coding sequence ATGAAGCACACCATCGTGGTTTGCGGGCACGGTCCCGGAATTTCGGACGCAGTCGCCCGGCGCTTCGGCCGCGAGGGTTGGAACGTGGCCGTCGTGGCCCGCAACGCCGAGCGCCTGAGCAAGGCGGCAGCGGCGCTGTCGGAGGCCGGCGTGGCGGCCAAGGCGTTCCCCTGCGACCTCGGCGACGCCGCGGCGGTGAAGGGCATGCTGAAGAGCGTGGCCTCCTCGCTCGGTCCGGTCAGCGCGATTCAGTACAACGCCTACGGCGGCGGCGGCGGCGACTTGCTGTCGCTCTCGGCGGACGACCTCCAGCTCGCGCTGCGGATCAACGCTTGTGGCTTGCTCGCCGCGGTGCAGGAGGCCCTCCCCAGCCTGAAGGCGGCGAAGGGCGCCGTGCTCGTCACCGGCGGCGGCTTCGCGTACTACGAGCCCGAGGTCGATGCGCTGGCGAACACCTTCGGCGCCGCCGGGCTTGCGCTCGGCAAGGCCGCGCAGCACAAGCTGACCGGCTTGCTCGCGTCCCGCCTCGAGCAGGAGGGCGTGTACGTCGGCGAGGTCGTGGTGATGGGCATGGTCAAGGGAACCGCGTTCGACTCCGGGCAGGCGACGCTCGAAGCGAGCGACATCGCCGAACGGTTCTGGCAGCTCTACCAGAAGCGCGACGCGCGCACGGTCAACTTCCCCTGA